From Nilaparvata lugens isolate BPH chromosome 7, ASM1435652v1, whole genome shotgun sequence, one genomic window encodes:
- the LOC111056836 gene encoding sine oculis-binding protein homolog isoform X2, with protein MHGQEYAETAMNELLGWYGYGKVERKDTEGLDLQHFGKRSPGGLNHSTPGRCGWCGKAVGAGAFRSGGGGGGSQRGGGGGTWFCSEVCFTQCRRASFKRNKTCDWCRHVRHTVNYVDFTDGDHQLQFCSDKCLNQYKMNIFCKETQAHLQLHPHLNDSNEKGESPPLITPELWMRDCRSESPDSDRSRSASPLPPVQPPPKAPKNTAPPPVTSHFRRRTRRHRQRPLAPPPLPPPPLLPLRPPPLPPKNHLINPTSTHQPFNPTHQPFNPTHQPFNPTHQPFNPTQPIKPPHQPIPPPPSLLPPVTVLVPYPVPLPIPIPIPIPIPIPLPFPLPKTAKAAPDKEGKSEKERGETSLVTPPPPAPPPPAAPSKSATETVTVVQLDRPLRKRKHPPPPTEAPRTRRNEAALSNGVNKSSRKQDPSPKEALSS; from the exons ATGCACGGTCAG GAGTATGCAGAAACAGCGATGAACGAGCTGCTGGGTTGGTATGGCTATGGGAAGGTGGAGCGCAAAGACACCGAGGGATTGGATCTGCAACACTTTGGAAAGAGGTCACCGGGGGGCCTCAACCACTCAACTCCCG GCCGTTGCGGTTGGTGCGGCAAAGCAGTGGGGGCGGGAGCGTTCAGGAGCGGCGGCGGTGGAGGCGGCAGCCAGAGGGGCGGAGGAGGAGGCACTTGGTTCTGTTCGGAGGTGTGCTTCACACAGTGCCGCCGCGCCAGCTTCAAGCGCAACAAGACGTGCGACTGGTGTCGTCATGTGCGCCACACAGTCAATTATGTCGACTTCACTGACGGTGATCATCAGCTGCAGTTTTGCAG TGACAAGTGCTTGAACCAGTACAAGATGAACATTTTCTGCAAAGAGACGCAAGCACACCTGCAGCTGCATCCACATCTCAATGATTCCAACGAGAAAGGAGAGAGTCCTCCACTCATCACCCCTGAACTATGGATGCGAGATTGCAG ATCAGAATCACCCGACTCGGACAGATCAAGGTCGGCCTCACCTCTGCCTCCAGTCCAGCCACCGCCAAAGGCGCCCAAAAACACAGCGCCGCCTCCAGTCACGTCACACTTCCGCCGCCGCACGCGCAGGCACCGCCAACGGCCTCTGGCACCACCCCCTCTTCCACCTCCACCTCTCTTACCTCTCCGACCCCCACCGCTGCCACCAAAAAATCATCTCATAAACCCAACATCAACCCATCAACCTTTCAACCCAACCCATCAACCCTTCAACCCAACCCATCAACCTTTCAACCCAACCCACCAACCTTTCAACCCAACCCAACCTATCAAACCCCCCCATCAACCCATACCACCACCTCCCAGCCTACTGCCCCCAGTCACCGTGCTAGTACCCTACCCAGTTCCGCTTCCCATTCCGATTCCAATCCCAATACCGATTCCGATTCCTCTGCCGTTTCCGCTGCCGAAAACCGCCAAAGCAGCACCTGATAAAGAGGGCAAAAGTGAGAAAGAACGGGGGGAAACTAGTCTTGTCACCccacctcctcctgctcctcctccccCGGCTGCCCCCAGCAAAAGTGCAACAGAAACAGTGACAGTGGTGCAACTAGATCGACCTCTGCGCAAAAGGAAGCACCCACCACCACCTACTGAG GCACCCAGAACAAGAAGAAACGAAGCGGCCCTCTCGAACGGAGTGAACAAGTCCTCAAGAAAACAAGATCCTTCACCAAAAGAAGCACTTTCCAGCTGA
- the LOC111056836 gene encoding sine oculis-binding protein homolog isoform X1 has product MDSASSCSSPSASSSTSSPAVQIKKEAPDPDDIKEYAETAMNELLGWYGYGKVERKDTEGLDLQHFGKRSPGGLNHSTPGRCGWCGKAVGAGAFRSGGGGGGSQRGGGGGTWFCSEVCFTQCRRASFKRNKTCDWCRHVRHTVNYVDFTDGDHQLQFCSDKCLNQYKMNIFCKETQAHLQLHPHLNDSNEKGESPPLITPELWMRDCRSESPDSDRSRSASPLPPVQPPPKAPKNTAPPPVTSHFRRRTRRHRQRPLAPPPLPPPPLLPLRPPPLPPKNHLINPTSTHQPFNPTHQPFNPTHQPFNPTHQPFNPTQPIKPPHQPIPPPPSLLPPVTVLVPYPVPLPIPIPIPIPIPIPLPFPLPKTAKAAPDKEGKSEKERGETSLVTPPPPAPPPPAAPSKSATETVTVVQLDRPLRKRKHPPPPTEAPRTRRNEAALSNGVNKSSRKQDPSPKEALSS; this is encoded by the exons ATGGATTCGGCATCGAGTTGTTCATCACCCTCCGCCTCTTCGAGTACGTCCTCGCCGGCCGTCCAAATAAAAAAGGAGGCACCCGATCCTGATGATATTAAG GAGTATGCAGAAACAGCGATGAACGAGCTGCTGGGTTGGTATGGCTATGGGAAGGTGGAGCGCAAAGACACCGAGGGATTGGATCTGCAACACTTTGGAAAGAGGTCACCGGGGGGCCTCAACCACTCAACTCCCG GCCGTTGCGGTTGGTGCGGCAAAGCAGTGGGGGCGGGAGCGTTCAGGAGCGGCGGCGGTGGAGGCGGCAGCCAGAGGGGCGGAGGAGGAGGCACTTGGTTCTGTTCGGAGGTGTGCTTCACACAGTGCCGCCGCGCCAGCTTCAAGCGCAACAAGACGTGCGACTGGTGTCGTCATGTGCGCCACACAGTCAATTATGTCGACTTCACTGACGGTGATCATCAGCTGCAGTTTTGCAG TGACAAGTGCTTGAACCAGTACAAGATGAACATTTTCTGCAAAGAGACGCAAGCACACCTGCAGCTGCATCCACATCTCAATGATTCCAACGAGAAAGGAGAGAGTCCTCCACTCATCACCCCTGAACTATGGATGCGAGATTGCAG ATCAGAATCACCCGACTCGGACAGATCAAGGTCGGCCTCACCTCTGCCTCCAGTCCAGCCACCGCCAAAGGCGCCCAAAAACACAGCGCCGCCTCCAGTCACGTCACACTTCCGCCGCCGCACGCGCAGGCACCGCCAACGGCCTCTGGCACCACCCCCTCTTCCACCTCCACCTCTCTTACCTCTCCGACCCCCACCGCTGCCACCAAAAAATCATCTCATAAACCCAACATCAACCCATCAACCTTTCAACCCAACCCATCAACCCTTCAACCCAACCCATCAACCTTTCAACCCAACCCACCAACCTTTCAACCCAACCCAACCTATCAAACCCCCCCATCAACCCATACCACCACCTCCCAGCCTACTGCCCCCAGTCACCGTGCTAGTACCCTACCCAGTTCCGCTTCCCATTCCGATTCCAATCCCAATACCGATTCCGATTCCTCTGCCGTTTCCGCTGCCGAAAACCGCCAAAGCAGCACCTGATAAAGAGGGCAAAAGTGAGAAAGAACGGGGGGAAACTAGTCTTGTCACCccacctcctcctgctcctcctccccCGGCTGCCCCCAGCAAAAGTGCAACAGAAACAGTGACAGTGGTGCAACTAGATCGACCTCTGCGCAAAAGGAAGCACCCACCACCACCTACTGAG GCACCCAGAACAAGAAGAAACGAAGCGGCCCTCTCGAACGGAGTGAACAAGTCCTCAAGAAAACAAGATCCTTCACCAAAAGAAGCACTTTCCAGCTGA